From the genome of Camarhynchus parvulus chromosome 4, STF_HiC, whole genome shotgun sequence:
AGGTggtcacagggctggagcacctctgctctgcagtcagGCTGAGAGTGggaattgttcagcctggagaagagaaggctctgggaagaTTTTACTGCAGCCTTGCAGTGCTTGAAGGAGGCTACAGCAGAGCTCGAGAGGCACTTTTCACAAGAAAACATAGGGATAGAATAAGAGAagatggttttaaactgaaagagggtggGTTGAGATAGGATATGaggaagaagttctttactgtgagtggggtgaggcactggaacaggctgcccagggaagctgtggatgccccatcccaaggccaggctggatggggccctgagcagccccagtggaaggtgtccctgcacacagcagaggGCTTGGAAGAAGTTGACATTTAGTatcctttccaacacaaaccattctatgatgtTCTCACTTTGTGCCacttgtggggctggggactgCCATCAGATGTGGCATCTTTATACCAGCTGATCACTGCTAGTCACTTTTTGCAGTTGGATGTTGCAGTGGATGACATCCTAGGTGCAAACTTGATTTTTCATAGGCCAGCATGTTTTTAGTGAGGATTGAAAAGGACGAACCATTAAATTAACAAACCTGGCTGACAGGAGACTGCAATTTGTACAGCAAAGCAAATGtctttatatatctatatatatcttttatatcttaactaatttatttttttttgttcacaaTGCAGGAAACAGTAGAGAATGTCTTTTCGTGgaagaggaggtggaggaggaagaggaggtggcTTTCACCGAGGAGGAGGTGGCGGTGACAGAGGCGGCTTCAACCGCGGCGGGCGAGGTGGCTTTGGACggggaggtgggagaggaggcTTCAACAGAGGAGGATATGACCAGGGCCCTCCAGAAAGGGTAGTTTGTAAGTTACATGGAGAAACTTCGtttattgttttgtttagattgtctgctccagccctttagcttgtttgttctttatttcagtgctgGGAGAGTTCATGCATCCCTGTGAAGATGACATAGTTTGTAAAtgtaaaacagaagaaaacaaggtgCCTTATTTCAATGCGCCAGTGTACCTGGACAATAAGGAGCAGATTGGCAAAGTGGATGAAATATTTGGACAGCTGAGAGACTTTGTATCCTTCAAAAAATGTGTGACTTgcaatatttggttttttttaattgattggACATGAAATGGGATTTCTCTAGGATTTTAAAACAGTTCAGGGTTTGGCTACCAGTTATATGTGAGTCTTGCTGCAACTGTAGGTGCTTCATTCACATTAAGTGCCTGTCTTAGAGGTTTTTTGATATGACAGAATGCTTGAAGTAATCAGAGATTTTCACTCTTCAGCAGTACTGATGATGTGTTTTGGATCCATGGTGGTTCAGCTTGTTGCTTTTTCTGGCTAACTGACCAAATTTTCTGCTATAGGTTACTAAGCCATAACAGAGTTGTATCaagggctttggggtttttttgtgtgttagGGGACCTGCTGCTCATGCTCATGATTTAATTATAAAGTGGGTTTATACTAAGATGTCCTGTGGCTCATTGTCCAGGGTATTACTTAACCTGCCCATGAAAGTGGGATGTGCCAGGACATCTGTGGCAGAGCCAGCCTGACACAGAGACACTGGGTACATTTTGTTGTCACTGCCAGGTGGACAAAATCCATGACAAAAGCAGGATAGCTGGGGGAGTAACCCAGCTATGACAGTCTGTGTTGGTTGGTTGAGCACCAGTCACTAGCTATGTGCATTTTCCTCTCCCACATTAAATGTGAAGTAAATTGTGCAGGTTTAAATCAACTTTAATTGCAATTGTGATGAAATTTAGCTGAATTTATAAAATACTAACTTGGAAAATGTCTGAATGTTCCTTCCATATACTGATCAAAATCACAGTTTTGCATGTTTTATTACTGCAATGCTCCTTAAGGAAACCAAcagtatttttcagtgaaactgTCTGAGAACATGAAAGcctcttcatttaaaaaaatgcaaaaggtaAGTCAGTCTCAATTATAGAATTTTAC
Proteins encoded in this window:
- the GAR1 gene encoding H/ACA ribonucleoprotein complex subunit 1 yields the protein MSFRGRGGGGGRGGGFHRGGGGGDRGGFNRGGRGGFGRGGGRGGFNRGGYDQGPPERVVLLGEFMHPCEDDIVCKCKTEENKVPYFNAPVYLDNKEQIGKVDEIFGQLRDFYFSVKLSENMKASSFKKMQKFYIDPAKLLPLQRFLPRPPGEKGAPRGGGRGGRGGGRGGGRGGGRGGFGGGRGGGRGGGFRGGRGGGGGFRGGRGGGGGFRGRGH